The genomic stretch AGATCTTGTAATAAATAAGTTAAAAAACCATATGTTATTTTCAACGTATCAATAGTAAATAAAAATAAGTTTAAACTAACATATAAATACCGTTCCCTACCATAATCTCAATGCAACATGATAAACATATCTAGTGAGCACGATACTCTTACAGAGCCTTCCAGGAAACCTTTCATCAATGTGTACATACATCTCAGTTGAAGCATTCACTTATGTGTCTGCTTGAGAAGTCACCTTCATATTAGTCGGAGTAGTCACCTCCATCTTATCATTTAGAGCCTCCGTCTTAGCATGATGTGTCACCTCTATCTGAACCACCACTTTCTTGTTATTCTGACCCTTCACCCCCTTAGTTTTTATCTCGACATCATCAACAACTACAACATCGGCTCGTCAACAAGATCTTTGGCCCGTCCATGAGCTTTACCTCATTTACGTCACATAGTACGGGGTGTCTGTGCTTGCTAATCCATATTCCTCCTGTGAGACCTGGAGGGGACTAATCTATTCACACAGATACGCAAATCCTCAACGCCATCTACCCTTGCACGAGAGCTCTATGTAGTTGATCTCTCAGCTCTGTCAGTCTGTCTCGATGCGATCACGTCGTCTCGTCCTTTGATCCTCattaaaaaaatgcaaaataaaCTACCAGACTTCTTAAAAATATAGAAAACAACATGACTTTCCGGAATATTTCAAAAGAATTTGGTTACGATCTCAAAATTTTCTTTTGTCGGATTTTTTGAAATATTTTATATGCTTGTATGCATTTTTATCAAATATTTTGAAATATGTGATAAAAATGCATTCAATTGTAACCAATTCTCCTATTTAAATTAGAGAGCACACAATTCTCAAGTATTAAAATCTTTCATCATTCAAACTTTGCTTCACACTTTCTTACTAACTTGAGCGTTGAAGGGTTAACCTTGTAGGTCAACCCCTCTCCACCGCATCAAAAATAACAAAACACCATAACGATTGTGAACCCACTCTTTCCGATCATTATCTAGTTTCAGAGCAAAACACCATAACGATTGTGAACCCACTCTTTCCGATCATTATCTAGTTTCAGAGGAGAACAATATGTATATATGCATCATCGAATATTTAAAACAAGATTTAAGACATAATGGTGTATTAGAAGCAATAAGGGGTGCAGATAGTTGTAACACTAAATAAAGAAGAAAGTGAATGCCCAAGGTCAAAACTATGTTGTAGTCTTCTATGGGCTTCACATTAGAGCCCATGTTAGTAGGGTTTTGCCAAACTAGATCCTAGAACCTTCTCTTCAGATCTAGAACCACGGCTTCTTCTATTGTTAAAACCCTAATATTTCTCAGAATCTTATTTGCAGTAAAACCCTAATCTTCGAACTCCAACACAATGGCAAAGCGTTTGATTCCAACCTTCAACCGCATCCTCGTCGAGAAAATCGTCCCTCCTTCCAAAACCTCCGCCGGAATTCTCCTCCCGGAGAAAACCTCCCAGGTTAATAAACTCTAAAGTCACTTCATTTTTTATATCTCTTTTAATCGATTTCGATTCGGTTGTTAAACTGTTTCTGGTTTCGTAACAGCTTAATTCGGGAAAGGTTGTTGCTGTTGGACCTGGATCCAGAGACAGATCGGGAAATTTGATTCCGCTGTCTGTCAAGGAAGGTGACCACGTTCTCTTGCCGGAGTACGGTGGCTCTCAAATTAAGCTTGATGACAAAGAGTAAGTAATCGGAATAGTGttatttgtgtttgtttatatgCGAAGAATTGCATTGAAATGAAAATTTGTTTAACAAATTGGGGTTtatttttgtgttttgttttgattttcAGGTTCCATTTGTTTAGGGACGAGGACATTTTGGGTATTCTGCATGATTGATTGAGTAGGGTTTGTGTTCTTCAGGAAATGTTAGTTTTGGTTAAACTTTCAAATAACTTAAATCTGATATCCAGTGTAATTTGGTTCAAACATTTGAGAGGATTATCTATGTTGTATCCTGAAAACGGCAATGATGATAGTGTTTTTTTATGCTGGGTTTGATTTAGTTGTGATTCTTTAGCTGTATTTGATGCTAGTTATGCTGATTTTTCATGTTAGTAACAGTTTTTATTCTTGCATACAAGATGTTCGATCTATTTTCATTAAGCCATTTAGCAGAGAATTTTAAAACTTTGAATGAACAGAGTGTTATTGATAATGAAGGTCAAGTCCTAACATTAAACCAAATGCATACTCCTTCTGAgatcatatatatatatttttttactACAATTCATTTGAAATCTAGTTTGGAGAAAAATAAAAGTTGGTTCTTGGTCCTTATGCAAAAGGAATAGAGTTGGGTCCTGTCTGTAAAACTACTTCCACCACTAGATTATTTGTGTTACAAAATGCAAGGTTTCTTCTTGTGCTAATTGCAATACTAGCAGGAAAGTATTTGACTAATTGTAAAGGGTGTCTTCGATATAATGACACAATAGATTGATAACCTTATCAACTTAACAATTCTGTGATAAATTTACTGATtcttatgttttttttaattattattgttTTCATGGGTTGAAATTATCACGATGAACTTAGCAGCTACTATGAAATGTATTATCTTGTTTGAAGTATAGTCCTATGAGTTGGTATAAGTTTGTTTATGTCAAACTTTTGCTTTTTGCTATGGTTCATTGCCAAATTAACACATCATATATAAATCGTTTAAGTGTCTCTTTGCCTTTGTTTTGTGGTGTTGATATCTCTTTGCCTTTATTTTGTGCTGTCAAATTCTTGTCTTAACAAAAGTTGCCGAGTTTAGTTGATGGATCTTCAATTATGTTAAGTTTTTTTTTGAAGTAACCTAGTGGTTGGAATTCACTTTTTAGGGTTTGAACCTTACATTTGAAATTTCCCTTCACAGCCACCCATTTCTCTATCCGCTATCAATTGAGTTGGCATGGCAATTATGTTAGGATTCAGCTAACCTACTTGAAAAAGTAATCCACCAAAATTAGCTTCATAGACTTGCCATCTAACCCATACATCAATTATCGATTATTATTAGTAGAATAAAATAAAAAGTTCTCATTGGATATTAGCAGCCTTGAACGAAACAGGTTTCACAGAAGCAAGTTAATTGATTTGAAGCATTTCAATTAACTTATATAATTTTGCATTAGTCATCGAATGAACCAATTCATAAGATTTTCTTCCATTTTTTTTTTTGACAAGCACTTGTATTAATACGTCCATGGGGTGCAACCCAATACAAAGGGAAAAGTTACAATCCAATAAAACTAGCAGGATTAGCAAACCATAAATCTCTATTAATATCTATACTCCCCTTGGACAAAATAGAAATCCAATCCCACCCAATTGATTTAATAATCAATAAAATCTCTACGTTTCTTCCATTAACTTGTATAAGTTTTCAGTCATCCCTCATCAAATGAACCAATTCATAAGATTTTCTTCCATCAAACCATtcataaaattcaatttaaacttattttaataattataaatttattATATACGAATGATTAATAAGATTATAACAAAATTATGTACATATCAAAAATAAAAACTTGTTGTAAAAAATCAAATTTTTAGCAATTTTTGTCTAAATTGCAAAAAAAAAGCTATGTGTCTTTTAGTCctttaatttaattaaatattttgcTGACCTATaatttattaaatttattttgatttaaaattttgaaataaaaaagaaaataaagttgAAATGTTAGGATATtagaaataaaaaacaaaaagcaaaaatGAATAAAAGAAGCGTCTCTCCAAATGAAAATGACACTTGTTGTTAATCTTGTAGCACAAGTTACTTCATTATCACTTCCTTTCCTCTTTCAAACTTTAAACAAGGAAATGGGTGAACCAAACATTTCGAAAATTAAAATCagacaaaactttccaaaaatatCCGATAACAACACAATGATCTATTTTCTCACCAACATTTTCTCACTGTAATCCCAAATGGGTGAACCAAACACGTCCCAAGGAAATGGACATTgaacttcttcttcttctgcatTGTACTTTCAATGGGAAAATTCGAAGAAGAACAATATATACCACATGGTGCTACTTCATCAGATTGACCGTAGAATGCGGAAACAAAGTTTCGACGTTGTTGTTGTTCTCAGATTCAAAAACTCGTTGATTTCAGATGCATTCTCGTTTTTCTTTTCTCTCTTGTTTTGTTTCTCTCTACGTTGTTTGGTTTGTCTATGTTTAGATCAGAAG from Lathyrus oleraceus cultivar Zhongwan6 chromosome 7, CAAS_Psat_ZW6_1.0, whole genome shotgun sequence encodes the following:
- the LOC127101555 gene encoding 10 kDa chaperonin, mitochondrial, which translates into the protein MAKRLIPTFNRILVEKIVPPSKTSAGILLPEKTSQLNSGKVVAVGPGSRDRSGNLIPLSVKEGDHVLLPEYGGSQIKLDDKEFHLFRDEDILGILHD